A region from the Longimicrobiales bacterium genome encodes:
- a CDS encoding peptidylprolyl isomerase, producing the protein MTRVVAFAAVASALTLTACDGFGQAMTSHTDVLARAGGHELAVEQVTNMLAPATRLPVQPEVVDAVANLWVDYTLLARAAAEDSTFQQLDLDAIIVPFFNQQLVYQLRERVITVDTMISDEELRRLFDQDQPNAEVHARHILFQMPADASPAARDSVMAQARQVLQQARSGADFAQLAAQYSQEPGAADRGGDLGYFGPTDMVQPFAEAAFALSPGEISDLVETPFGIHIIKVEDKRLPEFEPMKDQFRQQVIQQRYAAAEDAYLTQLTEGKRLEVQEGAVDIARDLARKPGTQLNNRQGQRAMVSYTDGALTAGEYLALMQQRPPQDRGSVAGASDEQLRDWLRLLARDEILIEEAKAQGISTPPAEQDSARMELRRQLQGAAREAGLLGAPAATGDGTGTSQQVMALLNGIISGERNVVQIGSASFLLREKYGAEIFERAIPVVVAQVQERRPPPPQGTPQGVPMPQQPPPPAPTPDAGS; encoded by the coding sequence ATGACGAGAGTAGTCGCGTTCGCCGCGGTCGCCAGCGCGCTCACGCTTACCGCCTGCGACGGATTCGGACAGGCCATGACGTCGCACACGGACGTGCTCGCGCGCGCCGGTGGACACGAGCTGGCGGTCGAGCAGGTCACGAACATGCTCGCCCCGGCGACACGGCTGCCGGTGCAGCCGGAGGTCGTCGATGCGGTTGCGAACCTGTGGGTGGATTACACGCTGCTGGCACGCGCCGCGGCGGAAGACTCGACGTTCCAGCAGCTGGATCTGGATGCGATCATCGTACCGTTCTTCAACCAGCAGCTGGTCTACCAGCTGCGCGAGCGCGTGATCACCGTCGACACGATGATCAGCGACGAGGAACTGCGCCGGCTGTTCGATCAGGACCAGCCGAACGCCGAAGTTCACGCGCGCCACATCCTGTTCCAGATGCCCGCGGACGCATCGCCGGCCGCACGCGACAGCGTGATGGCGCAGGCGCGGCAGGTGCTGCAGCAGGCGCGATCCGGTGCGGACTTCGCGCAGCTTGCGGCGCAGTACAGCCAGGAGCCGGGCGCGGCGGATCGCGGAGGAGACCTCGGCTATTTCGGTCCGACCGACATGGTGCAGCCGTTCGCGGAGGCGGCATTCGCGCTGAGCCCCGGCGAGATCAGCGACCTGGTGGAGACGCCGTTCGGCATCCACATCATCAAGGTCGAAGACAAGCGGCTGCCCGAGTTCGAGCCGATGAAGGACCAGTTCCGCCAGCAGGTGATCCAGCAGCGGTACGCCGCCGCAGAGGATGCCTACCTGACGCAGCTGACGGAAGGCAAGCGTCTGGAGGTACAGGAGGGCGCCGTCGACATCGCGCGCGACCTGGCCCGCAAGCCCGGCACACAGCTGAACAATCGTCAGGGTCAGCGGGCGATGGTGAGCTACACGGATGGTGCGCTCACGGCGGGCGAGTATCTCGCGCTGATGCAGCAGCGGCCGCCGCAGGATCGCGGGTCCGTCGCGGGCGCGAGCGACGAGCAGCTGCGTGACTGGCTGCGCCTGCTCGCACGCGACGAGATCCTGATCGAGGAAGCGAAAGCGCAGGGCATCTCGACGCCGCCGGCCGAGCAGGATTCGGCGCGCATGGAGCTGCGCCGTCAGCTGCAGGGCGCGGCACGCGAGGCCGGCCTGCTCGGCGCACCCGCAGCTACCGGAGACGGCACGGGGACCTCCCAGCAGGTGATGGCGCTGCTCAATGGCATCATCTCGGGCGAGCGCAATGTCGTCCAGATCGGCTCGGCAAGCTTCCTCCTGCGTGAGAAGTACGGCGCAGAGATCTTCGAGCGGGCGATCCCGGTCGTCGTAGCGCAGGTGCAGGAGCGGCGTCCGCCGCCGCCGCAGGGCACGCCGCAAGGCGTGCCGATGCCGCAGCAGCCGCCGCCGCCCGCACCGACGCCCGACGCCGGCAGCTGA
- a CDS encoding peptidylprolyl isomerase — protein sequence MTRTLFLAGALLSAAVPLAAQEPEQRIDRVGHIVAMVGDSAILNFDIQEAILARAAQVRQQPPDPGTPEYAQLEKIVLDDLVAELLVLQDALRDTTIVVPDDQIARAVQRQIDQDQQQLGGAVQLENELRTSGRTLADYRAALTTQYRKREIIRLYQAKVAQSRRAPRVTEQELREAFERQKAQLPMREASLTFQQIVMRAEPSEEALAEARARADSVVKLIRQGEDFAELARRFSDDGTRENGGDLGFIRRSDVVREFANVAFNLSPGAISAPVKTQYGYHLIKVERVRGAEVQARHILLRPEISESDAVRARARADSVAERARAGADMATLAEQYGDDETPLRGGPAPIDTLQRVFQIDLADAAPGDIIGPIPVGGQDLASEFYILRVLEREEEREWRVDDPQMSWLRDRVAQQKLLDEIVEELRRSTYVDIRSS from the coding sequence ATGACGCGAACGCTCTTCCTTGCCGGCGCGTTGCTCAGCGCGGCAGTCCCGCTCGCGGCCCAGGAGCCGGAGCAGCGCATCGACCGTGTCGGCCACATCGTCGCAATGGTCGGTGACAGCGCGATCCTGAACTTCGACATCCAGGAAGCGATCCTCGCGCGCGCCGCGCAGGTGCGGCAGCAGCCGCCGGATCCCGGAACGCCGGAGTACGCGCAGCTGGAGAAGATCGTGCTCGACGATCTGGTCGCGGAGCTGCTCGTGCTGCAGGACGCGCTGCGCGACACGACCATTGTCGTGCCGGACGACCAGATCGCGCGCGCCGTGCAGCGCCAGATCGACCAGGACCAGCAGCAGCTGGGGGGCGCCGTGCAGCTGGAGAATGAGCTGCGCACCAGCGGCCGCACGCTGGCGGACTACCGTGCCGCGCTCACCACACAGTACCGCAAGCGCGAGATCATCCGGCTCTATCAGGCGAAAGTCGCGCAGTCGCGCCGGGCCCCCCGCGTGACCGAACAGGAATTGCGCGAAGCGTTCGAGCGGCAGAAGGCACAGCTGCCGATGCGCGAGGCGTCGCTGACGTTCCAGCAGATCGTGATGCGGGCCGAGCCGTCGGAAGAGGCACTGGCCGAGGCGCGTGCACGTGCCGATTCCGTGGTGAAGCTGATCCGCCAGGGGGAGGACTTCGCAGAGCTGGCTCGCAGGTTCAGCGACGACGGAACGCGCGAGAACGGAGGCGATCTCGGATTCATTCGTCGCAGCGATGTGGTGCGCGAGTTCGCAAACGTCGCGTTCAACCTGAGTCCCGGCGCCATCAGCGCTCCGGTCAAGACGCAGTACGGCTACCACCTCATCAAGGTGGAACGAGTGCGCGGCGCCGAGGTACAGGCCCGCCACATTCTGCTGCGCCCGGAAATTTCTGAAAGCGATGCCGTGCGTGCCCGCGCCCGCGCGGACTCCGTGGCGGAGCGCGCCCGTGCCGGCGCGGACATGGCGACGCTCGCGGAACAGTACGGAGATGACGAAACGCCGCTGCGCGGAGGGCCGGCGCCCATCGACACGCTCCAGCGCGTTTTCCAGATCGACCTGGCGGACGCCGCGCCAGGTGACATCATCGGCCCGATACCCGTCGGCGGCCAGGATCTGGCTTCGGAGTTCTACATCCTGCGTGTGCTCGAGCGCGAGGAAGAACGGGAATGGCGCGTCGACGATCCCCAGATGAGCTGGCTGCGTGACCGTGTCGCGCAGCAGAAACTGCTCGATGAGATCGTCGAGGAATTGCGACGATCGACATACGTCGACATCCGCAGTTCCTAG